The Ruminococcaceae bacterium KH2T8 genomic sequence AGGGCGGTATATGATGTTCCTTTGAACATCCTTCTGGGAAAGACATCCGGCAGCGGCGAGACACTTATGCTCATCGGGCTTCAGCTCTTCTGGGCGGTAGTCCTTGCAGCGGTAAGCTCTGTATTCTGGAAGTATTCCGTAAGACGCATCACGGTAAACGGAGGTTAATGATGAGAGGTTTAAAGTTTTATTCTTCGCTATATATCAAGCTCCTTAAGCAGGACCTTAAGTCCAAGATGAGCTACAGGGCTGATTTCATCATCTCAAACATCGGCATGATCCTCACAAACCTGGTAGGATTCCTGTCATTCATAATCCTGTTCAGCAACTTCACGTCGATCAACGGCTGGAGCAAATATGAGATGCTGTTCCTTTACGGCTTCTCGCTGATCGCTCTTACACCTGTTCAGTGCTTCTTCGACAACAACTGGAGTTTGAGGTTCGCTGTGGAGTCAGGTGACTTCATCAAGTACTGCTTCAGGCCCATCAATATATTCTTTTACTATATATCGGAAGTATTCGATGTTAAGGGATTGGGTCAGCTTGCTTTCGGTGTAGGTACGCTCGTCTATGCATGGATCAGGGCAGGTATCCCCGTGTCGCCCGCGATAATCCTCATGACTGTCGTAAGCCTCTTTGCGGCATCTCTTTTCATGATCGCGATAATGAATGCCGCGGCTGCAACCTGCTTCTGGATCAGGGGTTCGGGAATGGTCATGGTACTCATGTTCAAGTTTAAGGACTATGCAAGATATCCGATAACGATCTTTCAGGGAGTATTCAGGATCCTCTTTACATTCGTGATCCCGATCGGATTTATCGCATACTATCCGAGCCTCACGGTCATAAGACCCGATGAGTGCGGACTTTTATCATTCCTGTCGTTACCGTTGGGAGTTGTCTTCTTTTATCTGAGCTACAGATTCTGGATGCTCGGAGCGCGAAAGTACAGCGGAACGGGAAGCTGATCAGAGCTTCATCCTCATAAACACATCAGCACTCTCGTTGTCGTTATAACGGGAGATCTCCTCGAAGCCGAATTGCTTATAGATAGCGATAGCGGCTTCGCTCTTTGTTGAGATGCTGTCGAGGTAGAGCCAGTTATATCCGAAGGAACGTGCCTGATCGATAGCAAATCGCATCATCTCCTTGCCGTATCCCTGTCCGTGATACTCTTTAAGGAGATAGTAGCATTTGATCTCTCCGCAGTTTCTGTGGAGAACTTCCTTATATCTTTCATCGAACTTGAGATCCTGGATGGCGATGGTACCGATGATCTCCTGATCATCATCCATCATGACCCAGAAATGTCTGAAGTTATTAGCTATATCAGTGAGATCTTTATGTTTGCCTTCGGGATCGAATACTCTTCCCGATTCAGGGCGTACCTTAGCAAAGAACTCGTTCAGAGGTTCTTGGAGAAAGCTTACAAAACCGACTAATCTCATAACGGCGACCCCTTGTCATTTTCATTCACATTGGTATTGTACCAAACTAAAAGTGATATGTCGCCTTAATGTGCAAATTTCAGTATGATCCTGAGTTTTTCGTCTTCCATGACGGCCTCGATGGTTCCGCCGTTCTGCTCGGTAAGTTCTCTGGCTATCGAGAAACCGAGGCCTGTCGATCCTTTGGCATCGTTTACCGTATAGTATCTGTCGAAGAGCTTGGATACCATGAGGGG encodes the following:
- a CDS encoding Acetyltransferase (GNAT) family protein; this translates as MRLVGFVSFLQEPLNEFFAKVRPESGRVFDPEGKHKDLTDIANNFRHFWVMMDDDQEIIGTIAIQDLKFDERYKEVLHRNCGEIKCYYLLKEYHGQGYGKEMMRFAIDQARSFGYNWLYLDSISTKSEAAIAIYKQFGFEEISRYNDNESADVFMRMKL
- a CDS encoding ABC-2 type transport system permease protein, producing MRGLKFYSSLYIKLLKQDLKSKMSYRADFIISNIGMILTNLVGFLSFIILFSNFTSINGWSKYEMLFLYGFSLIALTPVQCFFDNNWSLRFAVESGDFIKYCFRPINIFFYYISEVFDVKGLGQLAFGVGTLVYAWIRAGIPVSPAIILMTVVSLFAASLFMIAIMNAAAATCFWIRGSGMVMVLMFKFKDYARYPITIFQGVFRILFTFVIPIGFIAYYPSLTVIRPDECGLLSFLSLPLGVVFFYLSYRFWMLGARKYSGTGS